The following are encoded together in the Streptomyces rapamycinicus NRRL 5491 genome:
- the hemE gene encoding uroporphyrinogen decarboxylase encodes MDIGAREAVGPKPGSGNVQPKKLLLRALAGERTERPPVWLMRQAGRYLPEYHKVRDAAGGMVGLCTTPEHAVEVTLQPLRRFPLDAAIVFADLPQVAAALGQTLDYRVGEGPVLTPPVRSTEDIAEFLSISRLHEELAPIYETVGQLTRALPAETALIGYAGAPWTIATYMVEGRGGAASEHSVVKQWALGDPDGFQPLMDLLTTAVTQFLGRQIEAGAEAVQLFDTWAGVLPDVLFDRWCVKPAAAIISALKAQYPDVPVIAFPRGAGLSYNGFAEATGADCIGLDSTVPLDWAARTLQGGLGRCVQGNLDPQLLIAGGPALHAGTERILRGLSGGPFVFNLGHGIVKTTPIEHISAVVDQVRAWSTPTA; translated from the coding sequence GTGGACATCGGCGCTCGGGAAGCAGTCGGTCCGAAGCCGGGGTCCGGCAACGTCCAGCCCAAGAAGCTGCTCCTGCGCGCACTCGCGGGAGAGCGGACCGAGCGGCCGCCGGTCTGGCTGATGCGGCAGGCCGGGCGCTACCTGCCCGAGTACCACAAGGTCCGGGACGCGGCCGGGGGCATGGTGGGGCTCTGCACCACGCCCGAGCACGCCGTCGAGGTCACCCTGCAGCCGCTGCGCCGCTTCCCGCTCGACGCCGCCATCGTGTTCGCGGACCTTCCGCAGGTCGCCGCCGCACTGGGCCAGACCCTGGACTACCGGGTCGGCGAGGGGCCGGTGTTGACGCCGCCCGTCCGCTCGACGGAGGACATCGCCGAGTTCCTGAGCATCTCCCGCCTGCACGAGGAACTGGCCCCGATCTACGAGACGGTCGGTCAGCTCACCCGCGCCCTGCCCGCCGAGACGGCCCTGATCGGCTATGCCGGCGCACCGTGGACCATTGCGACCTACATGGTCGAAGGCCGCGGCGGCGCCGCGTCGGAGCACTCCGTCGTCAAGCAGTGGGCGCTGGGCGACCCCGACGGATTCCAGCCCCTGATGGACCTGCTGACGACCGCCGTCACCCAGTTCCTCGGACGTCAGATCGAGGCGGGCGCGGAAGCGGTCCAGTTGTTCGACACCTGGGCCGGGGTACTTCCGGACGTCCTCTTCGACCGCTGGTGTGTCAAGCCGGCCGCCGCCATCATCAGCGCGCTGAAGGCGCAGTACCCGGACGTTCCCGTCATCGCGTTCCCCCGGGGCGCCGGGCTCTCCTACAACGGCTTCGCCGAGGCGACCGGCGCGGACTGCATCGGCCTGGACTCCACGGTTCCCCTCGACTGGGCCGCGCGCACCCTCCAGGGCGGGCTGGGCCGCTGCGTGCAGGGCAACCTCGATCCCCAGCTGCTGATCGCCGGCGGACCCGCGCTCCACGCCGGGACGGAGCGCATCCTGCGCGGCCTGAGCGGGGGGCCGTTCGTGTTCAACCTGGGACACGGCATCGTCAAGACCACGCCCATCGAGCACATCAGCGCCGTCGTCGACCAGGTGCGCGCCTGGAGCACGCCGACGGCGTAG
- a CDS encoding cytochrome P450, with the protein MTDLEVRPEELQALAALFGLGDPYPEYAKWRARQPVVRPHEKLFVFSRYEDCAAVLSSSAFGHAPREASPLRSLWRGTGQPAPAAPDTARAVPETASAADADAAVATAQDNASNMLRLNPPDHTRLRRLASRALTPASVRALMPRIEAIAGELVGDLGPSFDVIRDVALPLPVRVISELLGIPEADRPMVVTWSEQLSRSIDPGFLITPENRVTMRAARDSFHDYLGALIPKRRREPGDDLVSALVHVHDEDGTLTEHEIIITCRLLLIAGHETTRSLIGGSVLALLNHPAQLAALRAGPDLVERCVEEALRYDPPIQLLVRSALEDTTVGDTTVPAGARALMLLGAANRDEALGDDPEDFDFVRPARRHLSFGHGIHFCLGAPLGRAEAAIALRHLLPILAESRMTEPPVWKPHTVLRGLEHLRLTTSG; encoded by the coding sequence ATGACCGACCTTGAGGTCCGCCCGGAGGAGCTCCAGGCCCTCGCCGCTCTCTTCGGCCTCGGTGACCCGTACCCGGAATACGCGAAGTGGCGTGCGCGGCAACCGGTCGTCCGCCCGCACGAGAAGCTGTTCGTCTTCAGCCGCTACGAGGACTGCGCGGCGGTCCTCAGCAGCTCGGCCTTCGGCCACGCGCCGCGCGAGGCCAGCCCGCTGCGCAGCCTGTGGCGGGGCACCGGCCAGCCGGCACCCGCCGCCCCGGACACGGCCAGAGCCGTCCCGGAGACGGCCAGCGCCGCCGACGCCGACGCGGCCGTGGCCACCGCCCAGGACAACGCCAGCAACATGCTCCGGCTGAACCCGCCCGACCACACCCGGCTGCGCCGCCTGGCGTCCCGCGCCCTCACCCCGGCGAGCGTCCGGGCGCTGATGCCGCGCATCGAGGCGATCGCCGGCGAGTTGGTGGGCGACCTCGGCCCGAGCTTCGACGTCATCCGCGACGTCGCGCTCCCGCTGCCGGTCCGGGTGATCAGCGAGCTGCTCGGCATCCCGGAGGCCGACCGGCCCATGGTGGTTACCTGGTCCGAGCAGCTGTCCCGGAGCATCGACCCCGGCTTCCTCATCACGCCCGAGAACCGCGTCACGATGCGCGCGGCCCGTGACAGCTTCCACGATTACCTCGGGGCGCTGATTCCCAAGCGGCGCCGCGAACCGGGCGACGACCTCGTCTCCGCCCTCGTCCACGTCCACGACGAGGACGGCACGCTGACCGAGCACGAGATCATTATCACCTGCCGGCTGCTGCTCATCGCCGGCCACGAGACCACCCGCAGCCTCATCGGCGGGTCCGTGCTCGCCCTGCTCAACCACCCCGCCCAGCTCGCCGCCCTGCGGGCCGGCCCGGACCTGGTCGAGAGGTGCGTCGAAGAGGCCCTGCGCTACGACCCGCCCATCCAGCTCCTGGTCCGGTCCGCGCTGGAGGACACCACGGTCGGCGACACCACGGTCCCGGCCGGCGCGCGTGCCCTCATGCTCCTCGGCGCTGCCAACCGCGACGAGGCACTCGGCGATGACCCGGAGGACTTCGACTTCGTCCGCCCAGCCCGCCGGCACCTGTCGTTCGGCCACGGGATCCACTTCTGCCTGGGCGCTCCGCTGGGACGCGCCGAGGCCGCCATCGCCCTGCGCCACCTGCTGCCCATCCTCGCCGAGTCCCGGATGACCGAGCCGCCCGTGTGGAAGCCCCACACCGTCCTGCGCGGTCTTGAGCACCTCCGGCTGACCACGTCGGGCTGA
- a CDS encoding cytochrome P450, whose protein sequence is MTADDRFNKDFRHTDRDRFHVSRGEIVTGPVTDWATDFSHLDPRWTADPFPIMDDLRQRCPIAHTERFGGAWVPTRYEDIAAIAYDTDHFSSLGTNLSEFRPPRDLAPIGEAPPITSDPPFHHAARKLLLPAFTKTAVARLEPGTRAYCHSLIDGFEGRDVVDAARDYTQQIPSRVIGDMLGLPPEDRQRFHELATKLEGEGKQSRDERIEHMGRVFIYLLAEVNKHVEQPRDDLISYLLNAELHGRKLEPNHVIGTVMLLLIAGISTTYSAIGSSLWHLAGNPRDRERLVAEPELLPTALEEFLRAFTPVTMARLVKDDMHWRGVDMKADDWILLSFPAANRDPAQFDRADEVVIDREANRHAAFGLGIHRCLGSHLARMELRVALEVWLERIPDFSLQNPSAVAWGGTQARGPKTLRLRIR, encoded by the coding sequence ATGACCGCCGACGACCGCTTCAACAAGGACTTCCGCCACACTGACCGGGACCGGTTCCACGTCTCGCGCGGCGAGATCGTCACCGGCCCGGTCACCGACTGGGCGACGGACTTCTCGCACCTGGATCCGCGCTGGACCGCCGATCCCTTCCCGATCATGGACGACCTGCGGCAGCGGTGCCCCATCGCGCACACCGAGCGGTTCGGCGGCGCCTGGGTGCCGACCCGGTACGAGGACATCGCGGCGATCGCCTACGACACCGACCACTTCTCCTCGCTCGGCACCAACCTGAGCGAGTTCCGGCCGCCGCGGGACCTGGCCCCGATCGGCGAAGCGCCGCCCATCACCTCCGACCCGCCGTTCCACCACGCCGCGCGCAAGCTGCTGCTGCCGGCGTTCACCAAGACCGCGGTCGCCAGGCTCGAGCCCGGCACGAGGGCCTACTGCCACTCCCTCATCGACGGCTTCGAGGGACGGGACGTCGTCGACGCCGCCCGCGACTACACACAACAGATCCCGAGCCGGGTCATCGGCGACATGCTCGGCCTGCCGCCGGAGGACAGGCAGCGGTTCCACGAGCTCGCCACCAAGTTGGAGGGCGAGGGCAAGCAATCGCGCGACGAGCGCATCGAACACATGGGCAGGGTGTTCATCTACCTCCTCGCGGAGGTCAACAAGCACGTCGAGCAGCCGCGTGACGACCTCATCAGCTACCTGCTCAACGCGGAGCTCCACGGCCGCAAGCTCGAACCGAACCACGTCATCGGCACCGTCATGCTGCTGCTCATCGCCGGCATCAGCACCACCTACAGCGCCATCGGCTCATCCCTGTGGCACCTGGCGGGGAATCCGCGGGACCGCGAGCGCCTGGTGGCCGAGCCCGAGCTGCTGCCGACCGCGTTGGAGGAGTTCCTCCGCGCTTTCACGCCGGTCACCATGGCCCGGCTCGTGAAGGACGACATGCACTGGCGTGGCGTGGACATGAAGGCCGACGACTGGATCCTGCTCTCCTTCCCGGCCGCCAACCGCGACCCCGCCCAGTTCGACCGGGCCGACGAGGTCGTCATCGACCGCGAGGCCAACCGGCACGCCGCGTTCGGCCTGGGCATCCACCGCTGCCTGGGCTCCCACCTGGCCCGCATGGAACTCCGCGTCGCACTGGAGGTCTGGCTCGAGCGCATCCCGGACTTCAGCCTCCAGAACCCGTCCGCGGTGGCCTGGGGCGGGACCCAGGCCCGCGGACCGAAGACCCTTCGCCTGCGCATCCGCTAG
- a CDS encoding aldehyde dehydrogenase, whose translation MSLAVRAEAPIGRTDRFFIGGQWVVPSSGAVIDVIDSATEELYFRVAQAQAADMSRAVAAAREAFDEGPWPRLTAAERAGYLRAIGAELRLRGEDIAEIWPRESGVLHTFAANAGTGAEAAFKRYAALARTFPFEEPVKPTAGGQFGMIVREPAGVVGAIIPWNAPMGMISNKVGPALLAGCTVILKSAPEAPGEGYLLAEAAAAAGLPPGVINVVTADREVSELLVRDRRVDKITFTGSTATGRRIASICGERVARCTLELGGKSAAVVLDDMDLATAARSLAQAECFLTGQVCSSLTRIVVSGSRHDELVEALVGVFSRVRVGDPFDPRSQMGPLAAGRQRDRVEGYIAKGVAEGATLATGGGRPKGLTRGWYVEPTVFGNVDNRSVIAQEEIFGPVLSVIPAADEQDAIRIANDTIYGLNAAVFTNDVNRAREVSRQLRSGTVGHNALRSDLGIAFGGFKQSGIGREGGREGLLPYLETKTVILEGRPAGYEDTVL comes from the coding sequence ATGAGCCTGGCGGTACGCGCGGAGGCGCCGATCGGTCGGACGGACCGCTTCTTCATCGGCGGGCAGTGGGTGGTGCCGTCGTCCGGCGCCGTGATCGACGTGATCGACTCCGCGACCGAGGAGCTCTACTTCAGGGTCGCGCAGGCGCAGGCAGCCGACATGTCCAGAGCCGTCGCGGCGGCGCGGGAGGCCTTCGACGAAGGACCCTGGCCGCGCCTGACAGCGGCCGAGCGGGCCGGGTACCTGCGGGCGATCGGCGCGGAACTCAGGCTCCGCGGCGAGGACATCGCCGAGATCTGGCCGCGCGAGTCCGGTGTCCTGCACACCTTCGCCGCCAACGCCGGCACCGGCGCGGAGGCCGCCTTCAAGCGGTACGCCGCGCTGGCCCGCACCTTCCCGTTCGAGGAGCCGGTCAAGCCGACGGCCGGCGGACAGTTCGGCATGATCGTCCGTGAGCCGGCCGGCGTGGTCGGTGCGATCATCCCGTGGAACGCCCCGATGGGCATGATCAGCAACAAGGTCGGCCCCGCGCTGCTCGCCGGGTGCACCGTGATCCTGAAGTCGGCGCCCGAGGCGCCGGGGGAGGGCTACCTGCTCGCCGAGGCCGCCGCGGCGGCCGGGCTGCCGCCCGGCGTGATCAACGTCGTCACCGCGGACCGCGAGGTGTCCGAACTGCTGGTGCGCGACCGGCGGGTGGACAAGATCACGTTCACCGGGTCGACGGCCACCGGACGGCGCATCGCCTCGATCTGCGGCGAGCGCGTGGCCCGCTGCACGCTGGAGCTCGGTGGCAAGTCCGCCGCCGTCGTCCTGGACGACATGGACCTCGCCACGGCCGCGCGCAGCCTCGCCCAGGCCGAGTGCTTCCTCACCGGGCAGGTCTGCTCGTCGCTGACCCGGATCGTGGTCAGCGGCTCGCGGCACGACGAACTGGTCGAGGCCCTCGTCGGCGTGTTCTCCCGGGTGCGCGTCGGGGACCCGTTCGACCCGCGCTCGCAGATGGGGCCGCTGGCGGCCGGCCGGCAGCGGGACCGGGTCGAGGGGTACATCGCCAAGGGCGTCGCGGAAGGGGCCACGCTGGCCACCGGCGGCGGTCGCCCGAAGGGCCTGACCCGCGGCTGGTACGTCGAGCCCACCGTGTTCGGCAACGTCGACAACCGCTCGGTCATCGCCCAGGAGGAGATCTTCGGCCCCGTGCTGTCCGTCATCCCCGCGGCCGACGAGCAGGACGCGATCCGGATCGCCAACGACACCATCTACGGCCTCAACGCGGCGGTGTTCACCAACGACGTCAACCGGGCCCGCGAGGTTTCCAGGCAGCTGCGCTCTGGCACCGTCGGACACAACGCGCTGCGCAGCGACCTCGGCATCGCGTTCGGCGGGTTCAAGCAGTCCGGCATCGGCCGCGAAGGCGGACGCGAGGGACTGCTGCCCTACCTCGAAACCAAGACCGTGATCCTCGAAGGCCGGCCGGCCGGGTACGAGGACACCGTCCTCTGA
- a CDS encoding MarR family winged helix-turn-helix transcriptional regulator yields MDTDDCAQALLQGLLRLGSRLRHERPPGALTAKKIMVLGHLRRNGPCTPSAVALAEHQQLQALTRTFGELEADGLISRRRSETDRRASILSIADAGAQALSDDLAQRAEWLAGALGALTPVEQQLLDLAGQLLNQLADTLATDGRAGTRSP; encoded by the coding sequence GTGGATACCGACGACTGTGCCCAGGCCCTGCTCCAAGGCTTGCTCCGACTGGGCTCCCGCCTGCGCCACGAGCGCCCGCCCGGTGCCCTGACCGCGAAAAAGATCATGGTGCTGGGCCACCTGCGTCGGAACGGGCCCTGCACCCCCAGCGCCGTGGCCCTTGCCGAGCACCAGCAACTCCAGGCCCTGACCCGGACCTTCGGCGAGCTGGAGGCGGACGGCCTGATCAGCAGGCGGCGTTCGGAGACCGACCGGCGCGCCTCGATCCTCTCGATCGCCGACGCCGGCGCCCAAGCGCTGTCCGACGATCTCGCGCAGCGGGCCGAATGGCTGGCCGGCGCCCTTGGTGCGCTCACCCCGGTCGAGCAGCAGCTGCTCGACCTGGCCGGCCAGCTGCTCAACCAGCTGGCCGACACCCTCGCCACGGACGGGCGGGCGGGGACGCGCTCCCCCTGA
- a CDS encoding cytochrome P450, which produces MTADDRFNKDFRDPNRDQHHSIRSEAISGPVTDWATDFSHLDPRWTADPFPIMDDLRQRCPIAHTERFGGAWVPTRYEDIAAIAYDTDHFSSRSVNVGNFRPPQDLAPIGELPPITSDPPFHHAARKLLLPAFTKTAVARLEPGTRAYCHSLIDGFEGRDVVEAAEEYAQRVPEQVIGDLLGIPQGDRKLFRELIANINREEALDSRDEHVEQLSKMFVFLLAEIKEHVKNPREDLISYLLDVELRGRKLDPNHIISMMLLLFAAGIGTTTKAIGSSLWHLAGNPRDRERLVAEPELLPTALEEFLRAFTPVTMARLVKDDMHWRGVDMKADDWILLSFPAANRDPAQFDRADEVVIDREANRHAAFGLGIHRCLGSHLARMELRVALEVWLERIPDFSLEDASAVVWGGRLARGPVCLPLRFGRRSQPTPGGPQ; this is translated from the coding sequence ATGACCGCCGACGACCGCTTCAACAAGGACTTCCGGGACCCGAACCGGGACCAGCACCACAGCATCCGCAGTGAGGCCATCTCCGGCCCGGTCACCGACTGGGCGACGGACTTCTCGCACCTGGATCCGCGCTGGACCGCCGATCCCTTCCCGATCATGGACGACCTGCGGCAGCGGTGCCCCATCGCGCACACCGAGCGGTTCGGCGGCGCCTGGGTGCCGACCCGGTACGAGGACATCGCGGCGATCGCCTACGACACCGACCACTTCTCCTCCCGGTCGGTGAACGTCGGCAACTTCCGGCCGCCGCAGGACCTGGCGCCGATCGGCGAACTCCCGCCCATCACCTCCGACCCGCCGTTCCACCACGCCGCGCGCAAGCTGCTGCTGCCGGCGTTCACCAAGACCGCGGTCGCCAGGCTCGAGCCCGGCACGAGGGCCTACTGCCACTCCCTCATCGACGGCTTCGAGGGACGGGACGTCGTCGAGGCGGCCGAGGAGTACGCGCAGCGGGTCCCCGAGCAGGTCATCGGTGACCTGCTCGGCATCCCGCAGGGGGACCGGAAACTGTTCCGCGAGCTCATCGCGAACATCAACCGCGAGGAGGCCCTCGACTCGCGGGACGAGCACGTCGAACAGCTGAGCAAGATGTTCGTCTTCCTGCTCGCGGAGATCAAGGAGCACGTCAAGAACCCGCGTGAGGACCTCATCAGCTACCTCCTCGACGTGGAGCTCCGCGGCCGCAAGCTCGACCCGAACCACATCATCAGCATGATGCTGCTGCTCTTCGCGGCGGGCATCGGTACGACGACCAAGGCGATCGGCTCGTCCCTGTGGCACCTGGCGGGGAATCCGCGGGACCGCGAGCGCCTGGTGGCCGAGCCCGAGCTGCTGCCGACCGCGTTGGAGGAGTTCCTCCGCGCTTTCACGCCGGTCACCATGGCCCGGCTCGTGAAGGACGACATGCACTGGCGTGGCGTGGACATGAAGGCCGACGACTGGATCCTGCTCTCCTTCCCGGCCGCCAACCGCGACCCCGCCCAGTTCGACCGGGCCGACGAGGTTGTCATCGACCGCGAGGCCAACCGGCACGCCGCGTTCGGCCTGGGCATCCACCGCTGCCTGGGCTCCCACCTGGCCCGCATGGAACTCCGCGTCGCACTGGAGGTCTGGCTCGAGCGCATCCCGGACTTCAGCCTCGAGGACGCGTCCGCGGTGGTCTGGGGCGGGCGCCTGGCGCGCGGGCCGGTGTGCCTTCCGCTCCGCTTCGGTCGACGGTCCCAGCCGACGCCTGGCGGACCGCAGTAG
- a CDS encoding FUSC family protein, whose amino-acid sequence MVAVLGSFFTAVEVARLVAGYPAAVLAVPAVIFAFTVSRRPGGEPVPEKVMAAATLSVLAGGSVWLGSQMAGHPVICGAVFVVLMAGSIWTRRFGAAVTRLGALVPLALIAALLPAGSGTGRMAWWPLCGWMALVGFSAFVWVRVVRRVAEKLTGLPGSQPGQAPAKRSAQRAGLSSRTRMALQMAVALTAAFSLGHLVFGEHWQWCVISAMVVSLGPVGRGDLALKGVERGLGAMAGTLVAALIAAVAEPQGTTSIVLIFVVLALASTLRAYNYAFYAAGITTALSLFYGYFGQSPQHLLLIRLQALVLGAVLAVVVGWFLVPVRTSDALRLRLGATLGTLGSVLDARSDGASAAKALAAFDAAATNLNASARSHRLYRAATRKLGTGHGITPADAGEALLATRGPVHALAASEPGPREAATAETVRLLRRAVSAPADPLPELPEPAAAAPLADLDAALRRFAAAIPALAKRRPPEPASSDDVLQPPVSAA is encoded by the coding sequence ATGGTCGCCGTGCTGGGCTCCTTCTTCACGGCGGTGGAGGTCGCGCGCCTCGTCGCGGGGTACCCGGCGGCGGTGCTCGCGGTGCCGGCCGTGATTTTCGCATTCACGGTGTCGCGCCGCCCTGGCGGTGAGCCGGTCCCGGAGAAAGTCATGGCGGCTGCCACGCTCTCGGTCCTCGCGGGGGGAAGCGTCTGGCTCGGTTCGCAGATGGCCGGACACCCCGTGATCTGCGGGGCGGTGTTCGTGGTGCTGATGGCGGGTTCGATCTGGACCAGGCGGTTCGGAGCGGCGGTCACCCGGCTGGGGGCGCTGGTTCCGCTGGCCCTGATCGCCGCTCTGCTGCCCGCCGGATCCGGTACGGGGCGCATGGCGTGGTGGCCGCTCTGCGGATGGATGGCGCTGGTGGGGTTCAGTGCCTTCGTATGGGTCCGCGTCGTGCGCCGGGTCGCCGAGAAGCTGACCGGCCTTCCGGGTTCGCAGCCGGGGCAGGCCCCTGCCAAGCGGTCTGCGCAGCGCGCCGGACTGTCGTCCCGCACCCGGATGGCACTGCAGATGGCGGTGGCGCTGACCGCCGCGTTCTCACTCGGGCACCTCGTATTCGGCGAACACTGGCAGTGGTGCGTGATCAGCGCGATGGTCGTCAGCCTCGGCCCGGTCGGCCGCGGGGACCTGGCTCTCAAGGGCGTCGAGCGTGGACTGGGCGCGATGGCGGGCACACTCGTCGCGGCCCTGATCGCCGCGGTGGCCGAACCCCAGGGCACGACCAGCATCGTGCTGATCTTCGTGGTGCTGGCCCTGGCCTCGACCCTGCGCGCCTACAACTACGCCTTCTACGCCGCAGGCATCACGACGGCGTTGTCGCTGTTCTACGGGTACTTCGGCCAGTCCCCCCAGCACCTGCTGCTCATCCGCCTGCAGGCTCTGGTCCTGGGGGCTGTGCTGGCGGTGGTCGTGGGCTGGTTCCTCGTGCCGGTGCGGACGAGCGACGCGCTACGCCTCCGGCTGGGTGCGACCCTAGGCACCCTCGGCTCGGTGCTCGATGCTCGCAGCGACGGGGCCTCCGCCGCCAAGGCACTCGCCGCGTTCGACGCCGCAGCCACCAACCTGAACGCCAGCGCGCGTTCGCACCGGCTGTACCGGGCAGCCACCCGGAAGTTGGGCACGGGGCACGGGATCACGCCGGCCGACGCCGGCGAGGCGCTGCTCGCGACCCGCGGCCCGGTGCACGCCCTGGCCGCGAGCGAGCCCGGCCCGCGCGAAGCTGCCACCGCCGAGACCGTCAGGCTGCTGCGCCGCGCGGTGTCGGCCCCGGCGGATCCCCTGCCCGAGCTGCCGGAACCCGCTGCGGCGGCGCCGCTGGCCGACCTCGATGCCGCACTCCGGCGGTTCGCGGCCGCGATCCCGGCCCTCGCCAAGCGCCGGCCGCCCGAGCCGGCCAGCAGCGACGACGTCCTCCAGCCGCCCGTTTCCGCCGCCTGA
- a CDS encoding ferredoxin has product MEVQIDSGRCQGHGRCYDIAPAVFGEDAEGYGNVPGDGTVPQGNERAARRAVASCPERAITVMEGA; this is encoded by the coding sequence GTGGAAGTACAGATCGACTCCGGGCGCTGCCAGGGACACGGCCGCTGCTACGACATCGCGCCCGCCGTGTTCGGCGAGGACGCCGAGGGCTACGGCAACGTTCCCGGTGACGGCACCGTGCCGCAGGGCAACGAGCGTGCGGCCCGCCGCGCGGTCGCGAGCTGTCCGGAGCGGGCGATCACCGTGATGGAGGGGGCGTGA